Proteins encoded together in one Quercus lobata isolate SW786 chromosome 3, ValleyOak3.0 Primary Assembly, whole genome shotgun sequence window:
- the LOC115982330 gene encoding E3 ubiquitin-protein ligase SNT2-like, which yields MNEYMDLATVVKNAEGFGFIINHVQNYSLGCTIPCTQSILLFSSPLLWAYNGEDKQLYKCELCKEDCEEYTYRCSRCDFNLHITCASLAPTTMEPEFHHHSLTPVWKWITFTCDICGVEDKGMPYLCNPCGFWIHRRCPLFPHKVKVMHHKHLLHLTHSSLEFHQSNSRFCQICGQEVDTCYGFYYCSRCDFAAHLNCAMGNKENINLQEFKDEDEVLELNESVDSTYKVKKYNKREGGIQIAAEIKHFSHEHDLMLTK from the coding sequence ATGAACGAGTATATGGACCTAGCTACAGTTGTAAAGAATGCGGAGGGATTTGGGTTCATCATAAATCATGTGCAGAACTACTCCTTGGGTTGCACCATCCCTTGCACCCAATCTATCCTCTTATTCTCTTCTCCACTATTATGGGCATATAACGGTGAGGACAAACAACTTTACAAATGCGAACTCTGCAAAGAAGATTGTGAGGAATACACTTATCGGTGTTCCCGCTGTGACTTCAACCTTCACATTACATGCGCTTCTTTAGCACCCACCACCATGGAACCTGAATTCCACCACCACTCGTTGACCCCCGTTTGGAAGTGGATCACTTTCACTTGTGACATTTGTGGCGTAGAAGACAAAGGTATGCCCTATTTGTGTAATCCATGCGGTTTTTGGATTCATAGAAGATGTCCTCTTTTCCCACACAAAGTCAAAGTTATGCATCATAAGCACCTCCTCCACCTCACCCATTCTTCTCTTGAGTTCCATCAATCCAACTCCCGATTTTGTCAAATCTGTGGTCAAGAGGTGGACACATGCTATGGGTTTTACTATTGCTCCAGATGTGATTTTGCTGCCCACCTCAATTGTGCTATGGGAAACAAGGAGAACATAAATTTGCAAGAATTTAAAGATGAGGATGAAGTTTTAGAACTCAATGAATCGGTTGACTCAACTTACAAAGTCAAAAAATACAATAAGAGGGAGGGTGGAATTCAAATAGCTGCAGAAATCAAACACTTTAGTCATGAGCATGACTTAATGCTCACCAAGTAG
- the LOC115982331 gene encoding uncharacterized GPI-anchored protein At5g19250-like yields the protein MAIFKLSLSLVLLVLHVVQGNAKSTSAGTQSTSTAESYLLEDLNGYRMSLHLNNFTENSNAACLANEIADQLQNETCKNAFHFSSTPGTKPKVPKFDKFLDNCDINDNNTVDGVILPVCVPRLDPFLVFSNYTKSQYAKYLKDSNYTGVGIGSEDIWMVVILSTNTSTGSFSGAASLIANISMGNYTLALFLGLLLLFR from the exons ATGGCCATCTTTAAACTTAGCCTCTCCCTTGTTTTGCTTGTTCTTCATGTTGTGCAAGGAAACGCAAAGAGTACTTCTGCTGGTACTCAGAGTACTTCTActg CTGAAAGCTATCTTTTGGAAGACCTTAATGGTTACAGGATGTCACTACATCTCAACAACTTCACTGAGAACAGCAATGCAGCTTGCCTAGCTAATGAAATTGCAGACCAGTTACAGAACGAAACTTGTAAAAACGCCTTTCACTTCAGCTCTACTCCAGGCACCAAGCCTAAAGTCCCCAAATTTGACAAGTTCTTGGATAATTGTGACATAAATGACAACAACACAGTCGATGGGGTCATATTGCCTGTTTGTGTGCCTAGATTAGACCCATTTCTGGTGTTTTCTAATTATACAAAATCTCAATATGCAAAATATCTGAAGGATTCAAACTACACTGGGGTTGGGATTGGCTCTGAGGATATTTGGATGGTGGTTATTTTGAGCACGAACACATCAACCGGAAGCTTTTCTGGTGCAGCATCTTTGATTGCAAATATCAGTATGGGTAACTATACATTGGCTTTGTTCCTTGGATTGCTCTTGTTGTTTAGGTGA
- the LOC115982327 gene encoding uncharacterized protein LOC115982327 isoform X1 has protein sequence MEQQQLLHFIHPKHPLVFNPDDKRGYHCWGCWEPVYGPSYSCRESVCYHYGHHKSCAELPLGLHHPLHPIHPLILFPPWTYSRDKRQFYKCQLCKEYKDVYTYWCSRCNFNLHITFASLAPTTMKPEFHHHPLTPIWKRITFTCDLCGKKDEGMPYLCNPCGFWIHGRCSLFPCKVKVVHHKHLLHLTHSSLEFHQSDSRFCQIYAQEVDTCYGLYYCSRCDFIAHLNCAMGNKENINLQEFKDEDEVLELNESVDSTYKVKKCNMREGGIQIAVEIKCFSHKHDLMLTEQLLKNQKCDGCVRPILPPFYSCVKCSFFLHESCANLPKTKRHPLHQHPLSLLPMKPSKDFRCYACHRKCNGFTYSCETCRFRLDVQCSMISEILTHPGHDHTLILSSVESSQNCSCCDFRTYPIFRCTTCAFALDFRCTILPHSIRYKQHEHPFALSYKAEDNSGENYCDICEEKRDLKYWFYYCEDCSYLAHPKCIIGKYPNYKFGGTYTFDCHSYPLTFIEETKDCPRCNKCNDSCEKLIYQCAQCNFYIHKSCL, from the coding sequence ATGGAGCAGCAACAACTTCTACATTTTATCCATCCTAAGCATCCCTTGGTCTTCAATCCAGACGACAAAAGAGGATATCATTGTTGGGGGTGCTGGGAACCGGTTTATGGTCCTAGCTACAGTTGTAGAGAGTCAGTATGCTATCACTACGGTCATCATAAATCCTGTGCGGAACTACCCCTTGGGTTGCACCATCCCTTGCATCCAATCCATCCTCTTATTCTCTTTCCTCCATGGACATATTCACGAGATAAAAGACAATTTTACAAATGCCAACTCTGTAAAGAATATAAAGATGTATACACTTATTGGTGTTCCCGTTGCAACTTCAACCTTCACATCACATTCGCTTCTTTAGCGCCCACCACCATGAAACCTGAATTCCACCACCACCCGTTGACCCCCATTTGGAAGCGGATCACCTTCACTTGCGATCTTTGCGGCAAAAAAGATGAAGGTATGCCCTATTTGTGTAATCCATGCGGTTTCTGGATTCATGGAAGATGTTCTCTTTTCCCATGCAAAGTCAAAGTTGTGCATCACAAGCACCTTCTCCACCTCACCCATTCTTCTCTTGAATTCCATCAATCTGACTCCCGATTTTGTCAAATCTATGCTCAAGAGGTGGACACATGCTATGGGCTTTACTATTGCTCCAGATGTGATTTCATTGCCCACCTCAATTGTGCTATGGGAAACAAGGAGAACATAAATTTGCAAGAATTTAAAGATGAGGATGAAGTTTTAGAGCTCAATGAATCGGTTGACTCAACTTACAAAGTTAAAAAATGCAATATGAGGGAGGGTGGAATTCAAATAGCTGTAGAAATCAAATGCTTCAGTCATAAGCATGACTTAATGCTTACCGAGCAGCTTCTAAAGAACCAAAAATGTGATGGCTGTGTAAGACCCATTCTCCCCCCGTTTTATAGTTGCGTAAAGTGTAGCTTCTTTCTTCATGAATCTTGTGCtaatttaccaaaaacaaaGCGACACCCACTTCATCAACACCCACTATCCCTGCTCCCAATGAAACCAAGTAAGGATTTTAGGTGTTATGCCTGTCATCGTAAATGCAATGGCTTCACCTATTCGTGTGAGACATGCCGTTTTAGACTTGATGTTCAATGTAGTATGATCTCAGAAATCCTTACCCACCCTGGTCATGATCACACACTTATTCTCTCTAGTGTTGAATCTTCTCAGAATTGCAGTTGTTGTGATTTTAGAACTTACCCAATATTCCGTTGTACCACTTGTGCATTTGCTTTGGACTTCAGATGTACTATACTACCACATTCTATAAGATACAAGCAACATGAGCATCCCTTCGCTCTCAGTTATAAAGCTGAAGATAACTCTggtgaaaattattgtgataTATGTGAAGAAAAACGAGACTTAAAGTATTGGTTTTACTACTGTGAGGATTGCAGTTATCTTGCTCATCCAAAATGTATAATTGGGAAATATCCAAATTACAAGTTTGGAGGTACTTACACATTTGACTGTCACTCCTACCCTCTTACTTTCATTGAGGAAACTAAGGACTGCCCTCGATGTAACAAATGTAATGATTCTTGTGAAAAGTTGATCTATCAATGTGCTCAGTGTAATTTCTACATCCATAAGAGTTGTTTATAA